From Paenibacillus sp. FSL H8-0537:
AAGCGGGCAGGTCGCTTTGAACGATTTATAGCTAGTCGATGAAAGGTCCCCGGGTCCACTGTCGGGGGCTTTTCGTTTATTTTTTAAATTCTAAGGCAAAGCTCTTCGCTCGTCCCAGAAGGACGACGAAGTCGCTTTTGCTTGAAATATAAGCATTTATAAGTTTTGCACTTATAAATGGACTTATATTTCTCGGACTGAAACGCGCCGCGCCGCCAAAGGACGGCGACAGCCGTTTCACCTTGCAAGGTACCGTGTTAGCAGGTTGTAGCTGGGAATGAAATTTTGATACAATTAGGATCAATGATGAAACGTTTTGTTTCAAAAGAGCGGAATGAAGGGATAGGAGCTGATCAAGGTGGAAACTAGGAGCAACCGTTATATAATAGGGATATGGCTTGTTATTTTGGCCGCTTGGATTTTGTTTGTGTTTCATCTCTCCTCACAGTCCTTCGACCAGCAGACGATTAAGCCGAAGCTGCAAGCGTGGATTGGACAGGAGCAGCTGATCCGGCTGTTGCCTGATTTGTCGATTACGTATTTAGGCAAGACGATCGAGGCCAAATCGAACCCGTATCATTTTGTCGAATTTATTTTTCGCAAGAGCGCCCATCTGTTCGTTTATGCTATGCTAGGAGCAATCTGGTTTATGCTGCTGCGCGTCGTCATGAAGGGCCGTTTGCTTGCGCCGGCGATGCTGTCGCTTCTTGCGGCGGTGAGCCTGGCGGCGCTTGATGAGCGCAACCAATTAACCAGCCTGAACCGGACGGGCAACCGTGTGGATGTGGTCGTTGATTTTACAGGAGCGTGCATTGGAATTGCGGTGTGCCTGCTTCTGCTGGCAATGGTTAAGCTGTTTTTCAGAAAAGGAAGGTCGCGTTAACTTGAAATATAGGAGAGGATATGATCTTTCCATCCTTTCAATATATTTCTGGGACTGAAACGGGCTGCTCCGCCAGAGGACGGCGACAGCCGTTTCACCTTACAAGCGCCGCTGTTCATCAGGCCTGAACAATCCTTCTTCACAGCCCCTGTCAGACATCATTTAGAACGGAGTGACTTGTGTCTGTGAATAGCGCAAACTTAACGCTGCATACGGATAAATATCAGATCAACATGATGTATGCGCATTGGAAAAATGGAACGGCAGATACGCCAGCGGTATTCGAGGCGTATTTCCGCAAGCTGCCTTTTGGCAATGGATATGCTGTATTTGCGGGACTTGAACGCATTGTGAAATATATGGAAGAGCTGTGCTTTGGCGAAGAGGAGCTTGCCTATTTGGCTGAGCAGGAGGAGCAATATGAGCCGGCTTTTCTCGAACGGCTGCGGCAGTTCCGCTTCAACGGCAGCATGTATGCGATGGAGGAAGGCACGATCGTATTCGCTAATGAGCCGCTGATTCGCGTAGAGGGTACGATATTTGAATCGCAGCTTATTGAGACGGCGCTGCTTAACTTTATGAATTACCAGACGCTGATTGCGACGAAAGCCTCGCGTATTGTGCAGGTTGCGGACGGCGATACGCTGCTGGAGTTTGGGACAAGGCGGGCGCAGGAGGCGGATGCCGCCGTATGGGGCGCGCGTGCCGCTTATATCGCCGGCTTCCATGCGACGTCCAATATGCGCGCGGGAATGCTGTTCGGCATCCCAGCTAAAGGGACACATGCCCATTCCTGGGTGCAGGGGCATGATACCGAGGAAGAAGCATTCATGAAATATGCCGAGGCGCTGCCGGATCAGGTGACGCTGCTCGTCGATACGTACGATACGCTGGAAAGCGGCGTGCCGAATGCGATTAAGACGGCTCGCTGGCTCGAGCGCCAAGGCAAGCAGCTCAGCGCGATTCGCCTCGACAGCGGCGACCTCGCGCTATTGTCCAAGGAGGCGCGCAAGCAGCTGGATGCTGCGGGGCTGCCGCATGTGAAGATCGTCGCATCGAATGATCTCGATGAGACGCTGATCTTTAACCTCAAGGCGCAGGGGGCGCGCATTGATACGTGGGGTGTGGGCACGCAGCTGATTACCGCTGCGGACCAGCCTTCGCTGGGCGGCGTGTACAAGCTGACCGCACGCTGGAAGGACGGGCGTTACGTGCCCGTCATCAAGCTGTCTGCGAACCCCGAGAAGGTGACGACGCCGGGGCGCAAAGATGTGTTCCGTATCCGCAACCTGAATACGGGGAAGGCGCGTGCCGATTATATTGCGTTACACGGTGAGGAAGAGAAGCCGGACGGCAGCAGGCTTAAGCTGTTTGATCCGCTGCACCCGTATTTGTATAAGTACGTGAACGGCTATGAGGCTGTTCCGCTGCTGAAATGTATTTTCGACAAGGGCAGCCTCGTTTATGAGCTGCCATCCCTTGCGCAGGTTAGGCAGTTCCATCAGGAGCAGCTGAGCAGCTTTCTGCCGGAAGTGAAGCGCAAGCTGAACCCGGAATTTTATCCGATTCATCTAAGCGAGAAAACGTGGCAGATGAAGATGGATTTGATTCAGCAGCATCAAGAGTAGCAGCGCGATTAGCTGCATCATGAGCTGCGATTAGTTGGACGACTAGAATAGAACAGAGCAGCAGAAAGAAGGTTGTTACGATGCTGATGAATGAGAAAATCAAAGCCTCTGAGGTGGAGCTGACTGGCCTAAACGGCGAGCCGCTTGGCGTCGTTTCCCGCGCCGAGGCACTCGCGCTGGCAAAGCAGCACAAGGCAGATCTCGTATGCTTGTCCATTATGAGCAGTCCGCCGCCCTGCAAGCTGATGGGACGCGGTACTGCGAAGCAGGAGGCTAGTCAAGCGAAACGGCAGGAGAAGGCGCAAGGCCAGCCAGTGAAGGTGAAGGAGCTGCGCCTTGGCATTGATATTGAACAGCATGATTATGACACGAAGCAGCGCCAGGCAGCGAAGCTGCTGGAGTCGGGTTCTGCGGTGCAGCTTGTTGTTCGCGTTCAAGGAGGCAAGCAGGGGGCTGCTGGCAAGACGCTGTTGGAGCGCCTGCTAGCCGATCTGGCAGAGCAAGGCAAGCCGCAGACAGGCATTCAAGTAAGCGGCAAGCAGGTCATGGTACAAGTTAACCCGTCAAGAACAGGCGGATAATCGCCGATTAGCATATTTCGTGATGCCCTAAGCATAAAAATCGGTTATAGTAAGGGTACAGAGGTATATACTAACGCTGAGGTGATTCTAATGGTATTAAAAGCACGCATCCAAGAGCTTAAGGCTCAACTTCCGAAGGAACATCAGGAATTATCCCATTATGTAGAGCATGCCCTGCAGGCGTTGGAAAACTTTGAGTCGGAGCACCGCCGTTTTGCTGCCACACAGGCAGTGGCCGGAGTGAGAATTTCGGGCGCAGAGGAAGTTGTCTTTTACGAAACGATTGCCAAGATCAAGGAAGAGCTTGTGAACACCCTGCATAAGACAGTGGAGGACTACGTTCACAAAGGCGATAAAAACTGGAGCAAAAACTTTAAAGACGGCATCGACTAGAGTGCCAAACTAAATAACCCGATTATTAAAAAAAGCAAGCCTGCCTTGACCTGCGAAAATAACATTTCGTAAGTTGAGGCAGGCTTGTTAAATTTTTAGGCTGCACAGGCAGACAAGTCGTTTAATTGGACACGTCCGGCTCTTTGAGTGGTTCTTTGTCTTTAGCCTTCTTGTGGTCAAAGCGGAATACTTTGTTCATGCCGTTGTAAATGAGCTTGGATTCCTTGGTGAGCAATGGCCCCAAAATCGCAAGCAGCAGTACATATAAGGCAGCAAAGGGCTGAAGCAATTCCATTAATCCTCCGGCTTTGCCGAGATTCGCCATAATAATCGAAAACTCGCCACGCGAGACGATCGTCAGTCCAATATTCGCGGAAGCTTTAGGCGATAGCCCTGCGCTTTTGCCCGCCAGCATGCCTGCGAGCACGTTCCCGAATAGCGTAAGGGCAACAGCACCTAGCGATAGCCATACTGCGCCTCCGAGCGCTGTTGGATCAATCGTCAGACCGAAGCTGAAGAAGAATATTGCGCCGAAGAAATCACGGAAAGGCAGGATCAGATGCTCGATCCGTTTCATATGAGCGGTTTCGGCAAGTACTAGTCCCACGAGAAGGGCGCCGATTGCTTCGGCGACGTGAATCGTTTCAGAAAAGCCTGCAACCAGAAACAATGCGCCAAAGATCAACAGAAGAAACAACTCATTCGAGCGGATATTTAATATTTTGTTCAACAGAGGAACAGCTTTGCGACCAACTACGAGTATAAGGAGCATAAATCCAAGCGCATAGGATGCGGAGAGGAGTACACCGCCAACCGAGCTGGAGCCGCTGAGTACAAGCCCGGAGAGAATGGAAATATACACAGCGAGGAAAACATCCTCGAACATAATAATGCCGAGAATCATCTCGGTTTCACGATTCGCGGTTCGCTTCAAGTCCACGAGCACCTTCGCAACGATGGCGCTTGAAGAGATCGTTGTAATACCGGCCATTATGAGCGTTTCCTCAAGCGGGAAGCCTAGGGAGAAGCCATAAACAAGTCCAAGCGTGAAATTGATAACAATATAAATGGTACCGCCTACGGCGATGCTTTTACCTGATTTCATCAGACGTCCGACCGAAAATTCCAGACCGAGATAGAAGAGCAGGAACAATACGCCTAATCGGCCGAGAAATTCAATGAAGGGGGCGCTTTCGATAAAGCGGAAATCGAAAACGCCGAATTTTGGAGCATGCGGCCCCACAGCCATCCCGATCAAAATATAAAACGGAATGACTGAAAATTTTACTTTATTTGCAAGTAAGCCTACTAGGGCAATCAAAGTGACGGCGAGACCAATCTCCAGCACCAGATGGTCCATAATTAACGGCTCCCATTCACGAGCAA
This genomic window contains:
- a CDS encoding VanZ family protein, whose product is METRSNRYIIGIWLVILAAWILFVFHLSSQSFDQQTIKPKLQAWIGQEQLIRLLPDLSITYLGKTIEAKSNPYHFVEFIFRKSAHLFVYAMLGAIWFMLLRVVMKGRLLAPAMLSLLAAVSLAALDERNQLTSLNRTGNRVDVVVDFTGACIGIAVCLLLLAMVKLFFRKGRSR
- a CDS encoding nicotinate phosphoribosyltransferase — protein: MNSANLTLHTDKYQINMMYAHWKNGTADTPAVFEAYFRKLPFGNGYAVFAGLERIVKYMEELCFGEEELAYLAEQEEQYEPAFLERLRQFRFNGSMYAMEEGTIVFANEPLIRVEGTIFESQLIETALLNFMNYQTLIATKASRIVQVADGDTLLEFGTRRAQEADAAVWGARAAYIAGFHATSNMRAGMLFGIPAKGTHAHSWVQGHDTEEEAFMKYAEALPDQVTLLVDTYDTLESGVPNAIKTARWLERQGKQLSAIRLDSGDLALLSKEARKQLDAAGLPHVKIVASNDLDETLIFNLKAQGARIDTWGVGTQLITAADQPSLGGVYKLTARWKDGRYVPVIKLSANPEKVTTPGRKDVFRIRNLNTGKARADYIALHGEEEKPDGSRLKLFDPLHPYLYKYVNGYEAVPLLKCIFDKGSLVYELPSLAQVRQFHQEQLSSFLPEVKRKLNPEFYPIHLSEKTWQMKMDLIQQHQE
- the infC gene encoding translation initiation factor IF-3, producing MLMNEKIKASEVELTGLNGEPLGVVSRAEALALAKQHKADLVCLSIMSSPPPCKLMGRGTAKQEASQAKRQEKAQGQPVKVKELRLGIDIEQHDYDTKQRQAAKLLESGSAVQLVVRVQGGKQGAAGKTLLERLLADLAEQGKPQTGIQVSGKQVMVQVNPSRTGG
- a CDS encoding cation:proton antiporter — translated: MDHLVLEIGLAVTLIALVGLLANKVKFSVIPFYILIGMAVGPHAPKFGVFDFRFIESAPFIEFLGRLGVLFLLFYLGLEFSVGRLMKSGKSIAVGGTIYIVINFTLGLVYGFSLGFPLEETLIMAGITTISSSAIVAKVLVDLKRTANRETEMILGIIMFEDVFLAVYISILSGLVLSGSSSVGGVLLSASYALGFMLLILVVGRKAVPLLNKILNIRSNELFLLLIFGALFLVAGFSETIHVAEAIGALLVGLVLAETAHMKRIEHLILPFRDFFGAIFFFSFGLTIDPTALGGAVWLSLGAVALTLFGNVLAGMLAGKSAGLSPKASANIGLTIVSRGEFSIIMANLGKAGGLMELLQPFAALYVLLLAILGPLLTKESKLIYNGMNKVFRFDHKKAKDKEPLKEPDVSN